The proteins below are encoded in one region of Bacillota bacterium LX-D:
- the murJ gene encoding murein biosynthesis integral membrane protein MurJ, whose product MSGKSVFKAAGIIMVIMVASRVIGFVRDVIIYSQFGQNRITDAYNAAFSIPDVLYMLLVGGALSSAFIPVFSKYISTKQEKEGWEVANIVLNLVMILMLIGIGVGYIYTRPLILLLVPGFNQEALELTVKLTRIMFWQAFFMAINGVTFGILNAYKIFIIPTLGTILYNLAIIVVGLIWSPKYGIAAFSVGVVIGAFLNFAIQIPDLRRIGYRYRFILKLNHPGLKNILGLMLPILIGLSIGQVNLFINQNLASALPAGIVAALHTGQRLMQVPIGIFAIAIAMTIFPTLTEQSANHKMAEFKQTANLGIRSVIFITLPAAAGLIALSVPTIRLLFEQGKFTHADTLVTSVALNFYSIGIFAQSALQVLNRIFYALQDTISPVVIGAFSIIINIAGSIILIRYLGHGGIALAYSSAGIFNLVLLLWWLKRKLGKIDGKRIILSFLQSLTASCLMGAAVYYTALAMDQILDMSIKLNQLVQVTLSILVGAAVYAVIAAILKNEETQMVLGVLKRKFKKGKK is encoded by the coding sequence ATGTCCGGTAAATCTGTTTTTAAAGCTGCTGGAATAATTATGGTGATTATGGTTGCTTCCCGGGTAATTGGTTTTGTCCGGGATGTTATTATTTATAGTCAATTTGGACAAAACCGCATTACTGATGCGTACAATGCTGCTTTTTCTATTCCCGATGTATTGTACATGCTGTTAGTGGGCGGAGCCCTAAGCTCCGCCTTTATACCTGTTTTCTCCAAATATATAAGCACCAAACAGGAAAAAGAAGGCTGGGAAGTGGCCAATATAGTTCTTAACCTAGTAATGATTTTGATGTTAATTGGTATTGGAGTAGGCTATATTTACACTCGACCTCTAATTTTGTTGCTTGTACCGGGTTTTAACCAGGAAGCTCTTGAGCTGACGGTGAAGCTAACGAGAATCATGTTTTGGCAGGCTTTTTTTATGGCCATAAATGGCGTAACCTTTGGTATTTTAAATGCGTATAAGATTTTCATTATACCTACCTTAGGTACGATTCTTTATAACTTAGCAATTATTGTGGTCGGGCTGATTTGGAGCCCCAAATATGGTATTGCTGCTTTTTCCGTGGGAGTTGTAATAGGTGCTTTTTTAAATTTCGCTATCCAAATACCGGATTTACGACGGATTGGGTATCGCTACCGTTTCATTCTAAAACTAAATCACCCAGGGCTAAAAAATATTCTAGGTTTAATGCTGCCTATCTTAATTGGATTATCTATTGGACAAGTTAATTTATTTATTAACCAAAATTTAGCTTCTGCTTTACCGGCGGGAATTGTGGCGGCTTTACATACAGGGCAGCGTTTAATGCAAGTTCCCATTGGCATATTTGCTATTGCCATAGCTATGACAATTTTTCCAACTCTGACTGAGCAATCTGCCAATCACAAAATGGCTGAATTTAAACAAACGGCCAACTTAGGCATTCGGTCAGTTATTTTTATCACCTTACCTGCAGCTGCAGGTTTAATTGCTCTGAGTGTGCCTACGATTCGCCTTTTATTTGAACAAGGCAAATTTACCCATGCCGACACACTAGTAACTTCCGTGGCGCTGAACTTTTATTCAATTGGCATATTTGCCCAATCGGCTTTGCAAGTCTTAAATCGTATATTTTATGCACTGCAGGATACTATATCTCCAGTGGTAATAGGAGCATTTTCCATAATTATCAATATTGCTGGAAGTATTATTCTGATTCGTTATTTAGGCCACGGAGGCATAGCTCTTGCTTATTCCTCGGCTGGAATTTTTAACCTTGTACTACTTTTATGGTGGTTAAAACGAAAATTGGGCAAGATAGATGGAAAAAGAATTATTTTATCCTTTTTACAAAGCTTAACAGCTTCTTGTCTGATGGGGGCAGCAGTTTATTATACTGCATTGGCTATGGATCAAATACTAGATATGTCAATTAAACTGAATCAGTTGGTGCAGGTGACTTTAAGCATCTTGGTAGGCGCAGCAGTGTACGCGGTTATTGCTGCTATTTTAAAGAATGAAGAAACCCAAATGGTTTTAGGGGTTTTAAAACGTAAGTTTAAAAAAGGGAAAAAGTAG
- a CDS encoding corrinoid protein, whose translation MMAFEEMSQAVISGDEAKVKELVNSAVNAKESPLAIINDGLIAGMNVVGARFKEGDMFVPEVLMAAKAMAAGVDIVKPLLGADDMPSAGTVVLGTVKGDLHDIGKNLVAMMMESGGLNVINVGIDVAPETFIEAVKANNAQIVAMSALLTTTMPAMKDTIEAFQEAGLRDKVKIIVGGAPISQEFADQIGADGYAPDAASATDLVKKLISEM comes from the coding sequence ATTATGGCATTTGAAGAAATGTCCCAAGCCGTAATCAGTGGTGATGAAGCAAAGGTTAAAGAATTAGTTAACAGTGCAGTTAACGCTAAAGAAAGCCCATTGGCAATTATTAATGATGGTTTAATCGCTGGTATGAACGTAGTAGGTGCTCGTTTTAAAGAAGGAGATATGTTCGTTCCTGAAGTATTAATGGCTGCTAAAGCTATGGCTGCCGGCGTTGATATTGTTAAACCTTTACTTGGCGCTGATGATATGCCTTCCGCTGGTACTGTGGTATTAGGTACTGTTAAAGGTGACTTACACGATATCGGTAAAAACTTAGTTGCTATGATGATGGAAAGCGGCGGCTTGAACGTTATCAACGTAGGAATTGACGTTGCTCCTGAAACATTTATCGAAGCTGTTAAAGCTAACAATGCTCAAATTGTTGCTATGTCAGCTCTCTTAACTACTACTATGCCTGCTATGAAAGATACAATTGAAGCTTTCCAAGAAGCTGGCTTGAGAGACAAAGTTAAGATTATTGTTGGTGGTGCTCCTATATCACAAGAGTTCGCTGATCAAATCGGTGCTGACGGATATGCTCCTGACGCTGCATCCGCTACCGATCTTGTTAAAAAATTAATTTCCGAAATGTAA
- a CDS encoding hydantoinase/oxoprolinase family protein encodes MPLALGIDTGGTYTDGIVIDLEQRKIFAKAKALTTRQDLAVGIRNCINSLQIEQETIKMVAISTTLATNSIVEGHGAEVGLILIGSDPIKNLPVKNFAVIPGGHDTKGREMSSLDLTMAKSAIERFKGKVSAVAVSGYFSVRNPEHELQVRELIRDVLSVPVVCAHELTTALGFHERTVTAALNACLISVIAELLEAVEKVLFEAGIKAPVMIVKGDGTLMSENIARVRPIETILSGPAASIIGATFLTGQKDALVLDMGGTTTDIAILHSGVPHINREGALVGGWLTRVRSAEINTYGVGGDSYLQITKDGKIKVGPERVLPLAVLAAEYPYLLEQLQKHQGRKSELLTAEPTDCYLLLKDTELENLTFLEKEVLKYLHKGPASLITMAGAIGEDPNLFNLKRLVNAGIIAKASLTPTDILHARGTYSEWNEKAAIAGSKLLAKRMGKSLEEFLDFAMESIINELCFTILQSVANFEGNAILLKESQGAEYFLNKFLRPKAQKFAECQYKMKLPIVAIGAPIGAYLPQVSEKLNAELIIPESAEVANAIGAAAGQVMETVKVLIREGFGQYLLFAPWGREKFKSLDEAKTYALDAAQKFALDLAEKAGSKQTEILVSLEDIYANSNVCFEQRVYIETKIEVNAVGSPGWND; translated from the coding sequence ATGCCTTTAGCTCTAGGAATAGATACAGGCGGAACATATACTGATGGCATTGTTATCGATTTAGAGCAACGCAAAATTTTTGCTAAAGCAAAGGCTTTAACAACCAGGCAAGATTTGGCAGTAGGTATCCGGAACTGTATTAATTCTTTGCAGATAGAACAAGAAACCATAAAAATGGTAGCGATTTCTACAACTTTGGCTACTAATTCCATCGTTGAGGGACATGGAGCCGAGGTAGGCTTGATTTTAATTGGCAGCGACCCTATTAAAAATTTACCTGTCAAAAATTTCGCCGTAATTCCTGGGGGACATGATACTAAAGGCAGGGAAATGAGCAGCCTTGATTTAACGATGGCTAAAAGTGCCATTGAGCGGTTTAAAGGCAAGGTAAGCGCTGTGGCTGTTTCAGGCTATTTCAGTGTACGCAATCCAGAGCATGAATTGCAAGTCCGGGAACTTATTCGAGATGTATTGAGTGTTCCTGTGGTTTGTGCCCATGAACTAACAACTGCCCTGGGCTTCCATGAACGTACCGTTACTGCTGCTTTAAACGCTTGCCTAATCTCAGTTATTGCTGAATTGCTTGAAGCTGTAGAAAAAGTACTTTTTGAGGCCGGTATCAAAGCCCCTGTCATGATTGTTAAAGGCGATGGTACCTTAATGAGCGAAAACATTGCTAGAGTAAGACCCATTGAAACGATTCTTTCTGGGCCGGCAGCTAGCATTATAGGTGCTACTTTTTTAACAGGTCAAAAAGATGCATTAGTATTAGACATGGGTGGTACCACGACAGATATTGCCATCTTACATTCTGGAGTGCCTCACATTAATCGAGAAGGTGCTTTGGTGGGCGGGTGGCTGACTAGGGTTAGGTCGGCTGAAATTAATACTTATGGCGTAGGCGGCGATAGTTATTTACAAATTACAAAAGACGGAAAAATTAAGGTTGGTCCTGAAAGGGTGCTGCCTTTAGCAGTCCTAGCGGCTGAATATCCTTATTTATTAGAACAATTACAAAAGCATCAAGGACGTAAAAGTGAATTGCTAACTGCTGAGCCTACGGATTGTTATCTTCTGCTTAAAGATACCGAGTTAGAAAATTTGACTTTCTTAGAAAAGGAAGTTCTTAAATACTTGCATAAGGGACCTGCATCTTTAATTACAATGGCCGGTGCCATAGGTGAGGATCCTAATTTGTTTAACTTAAAAAGGTTGGTTAATGCTGGCATAATAGCTAAAGCATCCCTGACTCCAACTGATATTTTACATGCTAGAGGTACATACTCAGAATGGAATGAAAAAGCGGCTATTGCTGGGTCCAAGCTTTTAGCTAAAAGGATGGGCAAATCCTTGGAGGAATTTTTAGACTTTGCTATGGAAAGTATCATTAACGAGTTATGCTTTACAATATTGCAGAGCGTAGCCAATTTTGAAGGAAATGCAATTTTGCTAAAAGAAAGCCAGGGGGCTGAGTATTTTTTGAATAAGTTTTTGCGGCCAAAAGCCCAAAAATTTGCCGAATGCCAGTATAAAATGAAATTACCAATTGTCGCCATAGGAGCACCAATTGGTGCATACTTACCTCAGGTATCGGAAAAATTAAATGCTGAGCTTATTATTCCTGAATCTGCTGAAGTTGCTAACGCCATAGGAGCGGCAGCTGGGCAGGTTATGGAAACAGTTAAGGTATTAATTAGGGAAGGCTTCGGTCAATATCTTCTTTTTGCTCCATGGGGACGAGAAAAATTTAAGAGTTTAGATGAAGCTAAAACCTATGCTTTAGACGCTGCCCAAAAATTTGCTTTGGATTTGGCGGAAAAAGCAGGTTCCAAGCAGACGGAAATTTTAGTTTCTCTAGAAGACATTTATGCTAATTCCAACGTTTGCTTTGAACAGCGAGTCTATATTGAAACTAAAATTGAAGTAAATGCTGTTGGAAGTCCTGGATGGAATGATTGA
- a CDS encoding methyltetrahydrofolate cobalamin methyltransferase produces the protein MPIIVGELINSSRKAIKPAVEARDKAFIQDLAQKQVDAGADYVDVNCGTMVFNEEETMQWLVETIQEKVQAPLCIDSPNPKALEVGLSLCKYGQPMINSISDEKERYDAVLPLVLKYKAKIAGLLMDDEIGMPDTAEQRVTIARSLIKKLTDAGVPEDDIYLDPLVKPISAVTNAGMEVLDAIYQIRKEFPKVHGICGLSNISYGLPNRAKLNQAFMVQTMARGMDGYILDPLDKAMMGYYYASIALLGQDEYCMGYLKAHRNGLYD, from the coding sequence ATGCCTATTATTGTAGGAGAATTAATTAATTCCAGTAGAAAAGCAATTAAACCTGCTGTAGAAGCCAGAGACAAAGCTTTCATTCAAGATTTAGCTCAAAAACAAGTTGATGCAGGTGCAGACTATGTTGATGTAAACTGTGGTACTATGGTTTTCAACGAAGAAGAAACAATGCAATGGTTAGTTGAAACTATTCAAGAAAAAGTTCAAGCTCCATTATGTATTGACAGCCCCAACCCTAAAGCTTTAGAAGTTGGTTTGTCTCTGTGCAAATATGGACAGCCTATGATTAACTCTATCTCTGATGAAAAAGAAAGATACGACGCAGTTCTTCCTTTAGTTTTAAAATATAAAGCAAAAATCGCCGGCCTGTTAATGGATGACGAAATTGGTATGCCTGATACAGCTGAGCAACGTGTTACGATTGCTAGAAGTTTAATTAAAAAATTAACTGATGCTGGTGTACCTGAAGACGATATTTACTTAGATCCATTAGTAAAACCTATTAGCGCTGTTACTAATGCAGGTATGGAAGTATTAGATGCTATTTATCAAATTAGAAAAGAGTTCCCAAAAGTTCATGGTATCTGCGGTTTAAGTAATATCTCTTACGGTCTGCCTAACAGAGCGAAATTAAACCAAGCATTCATGGTTCAAACCATGGCAAGAGGCATGGATGGCTACATCTTAGATCCACTGGATAAAGCTATGATGGGCTACTATTATGCTTCTATCGCATTACTTGGACAAGACGAGTACTGCATGGGCTACTTAAAAGCTCACCGTAATGGACTTTACGACTAA
- a CDS encoding methyltransferase MtaB domain-containing protein, protein MGKQVFNEVAYNSLDEFIYGKAKKPVTTKSGMVIGGGTVYPEINFTLPTMPINESTLPQAYKHYDEMIKGICEKAHELDAPGIVAEIELLPNFTFNPKWGIEVNKIVKNVMLEYQEKYGLKTAVRITPVDIREGRDLVHMYHGKHWDAVMETFQGCAEDGADLLAIESIGGKHLHDDASMMCDLPKALFSLGVVGVKDMEILWTNIVKIAEETGQIAAGDTACGFGNTSMVLANRNMIPKVFSAVDRVMCAVRTLVAVEVGAKGPDKDCGYEGVYIKAITGTPISMEGRTSACAHSSTVGNIVGGMCDLWSNESVANTRLLGGMAPTVYTEQLIYDCRLFNTASELGKAIELRDIFVESDSKYDPHAYIMNPKVVLDLSKQIVKGKTAFERTKIAAAATIDVLRKGYKAGELLLADREVKYLDVLEKQLAGVPDDEEKFTETMIKNNTTAAFDPAQYDM, encoded by the coding sequence ATGGGCAAACAAGTTTTCAATGAGGTAGCTTATAACAGTTTAGATGAATTTATTTATGGTAAAGCAAAAAAACCTGTTACAACCAAAAGCGGTATGGTAATCGGTGGAGGAACTGTTTATCCAGAAATTAACTTTACTCTTCCTACAATGCCTATAAATGAAAGTACATTACCTCAAGCTTACAAACACTATGATGAAATGATTAAAGGCATCTGTGAAAAAGCTCACGAACTAGATGCACCTGGTATCGTAGCTGAAATTGAACTTCTTCCGAACTTCACGTTTAATCCTAAATGGGGTATTGAAGTAAATAAAATCGTTAAAAATGTAATGTTAGAATACCAAGAAAAATATGGTTTAAAAACTGCTGTAAGAATTACCCCTGTTGATATAAGAGAAGGCAGAGACTTAGTCCATATGTATCATGGCAAACATTGGGATGCAGTTATGGAAACATTCCAAGGCTGTGCTGAAGACGGAGCTGACTTATTAGCTATCGAGTCAATCGGTGGTAAACACCTCCATGACGATGCTTCCATGATGTGCGACCTGCCTAAAGCATTATTCTCATTAGGCGTTGTTGGTGTTAAAGATATGGAAATTCTCTGGACAAATATAGTTAAGATAGCTGAAGAAACTGGCCAAATTGCTGCTGGTGATACAGCTTGCGGTTTCGGTAACACATCAATGGTACTTGCAAACAGAAACATGATTCCTAAAGTTTTTTCAGCCGTTGATAGAGTTATGTGCGCTGTTCGTACTTTGGTAGCAGTTGAAGTTGGCGCTAAAGGACCTGACAAAGACTGCGGTTACGAAGGTGTTTATATTAAAGCAATTACTGGTACACCAATCTCCATGGAAGGAAGAACCAGTGCTTGCGCTCACTCCAGTACTGTAGGAAACATCGTTGGCGGTATGTGCGACCTGTGGAGTAATGAATCAGTAGCTAATACTCGTCTCTTAGGCGGCATGGCTCCGACAGTTTATACAGAACAACTTATTTACGACTGCAGATTGTTTAATACAGCTTCAGAACTCGGAAAAGCAATTGAATTAAGAGATATTTTTGTTGAGTCCGATAGCAAATATGATCCACATGCTTACATTATGAATCCTAAAGTAGTACTTGACTTAAGTAAACAAATTGTTAAAGGTAAAACTGCATTTGAAAGAACAAAAATTGCAGCAGCTGCTACAATAGATGTATTACGTAAAGGATATAAAGCTGGTGAATTATTACTTGCAGATCGTGAAGTTAAATACTTAGACGTTTTAGAAAAACAATTAGCTGGTGTTCCTGATGACGAAGAAAAATTCACTGAGACTATGATTAAAAATAATACCACAGCAGCTTTTGATCCTGCACAATATGATATGTAA
- a CDS encoding PocR ligand-binding domain-containing protein, whose product MDRKLETPWLGKSVEKTVLEKLLCSFSKLTGLKALLVDSEGNTLVSTEHEVTDCAFCQIIKSDRLGREKCKRSYARAGREATKYGEPYIFRCHAGLIAWAAPILLEEYAGAIICGQVLMWDPEDYFLDEIQEMVKGLNVDLHAVKKAAVTLDVMPSDKVQAASDLLFVVANQIMHRGVEALEQRKKIASHQAILGETIQDKKKLLSVTHKLPVPIKRLEKYSLNNEYELMAKVRNAERKAAEELLDSLLVNIIEKNFGQIDSVKARVMEILVMISRAAVDGGISFDEVERLNCEIYEQLYKKENTEEICFWTKSVLNTLIDNVEKSRGFKSYKVVQKAAEYIRNNFHTKMTLNSVAEAIHLSPCYLSRIFKQTYGCTLMEYLTHIRLENAKLMLRSSDYNIMQIALQNGFEDASYFARVFKKMEGISPSQYKQKAQ is encoded by the coding sequence ATGGACCGGAAATTAGAAACCCCTTGGTTGGGGAAATCAGTTGAAAAAACTGTTTTAGAGAAGTTGTTATGCTCCTTTTCTAAATTAACCGGTCTAAAGGCTTTGTTAGTAGACTCTGAAGGCAATACTCTTGTATCTACCGAACACGAGGTTACGGACTGTGCTTTCTGCCAGATTATTAAATCTGACAGGCTAGGTAGGGAAAAATGCAAGAGGTCTTATGCCCGAGCTGGCAGAGAAGCAACGAAATATGGTGAACCGTACATATTTCGTTGCCATGCCGGTTTGATTGCCTGGGCTGCTCCTATTTTACTAGAAGAATATGCCGGCGCTATTATTTGTGGGCAAGTGCTCATGTGGGACCCGGAAGATTACTTTTTAGATGAAATACAAGAAATGGTTAAAGGGTTAAATGTTGATTTGCATGCCGTAAAAAAAGCGGCAGTTACACTTGATGTTATGCCTAGCGATAAAGTGCAAGCCGCATCGGACTTATTATTTGTTGTGGCTAACCAAATAATGCATAGAGGTGTGGAAGCACTGGAACAGCGTAAGAAAATTGCTTCTCACCAAGCGATTCTAGGGGAAACTATTCAGGATAAGAAAAAGCTATTGTCTGTAACACATAAACTGCCTGTGCCAATTAAGCGACTGGAAAAGTATTCGTTGAATAACGAATACGAGCTTATGGCTAAGGTTAGAAATGCTGAAAGAAAAGCAGCTGAGGAACTTTTAGATAGTTTGCTGGTTAATATCATCGAAAAAAATTTTGGTCAAATAGATTCTGTTAAAGCTAGAGTTATGGAAATTTTAGTCATGATTTCAAGAGCCGCCGTAGATGGCGGAATAAGCTTCGATGAAGTTGAACGATTGAATTGTGAAATATATGAGCAGTTGTACAAAAAAGAAAATACTGAAGAAATTTGTTTTTGGACTAAAAGTGTATTGAATACTTTAATAGATAACGTTGAAAAATCCCGAGGCTTCAAAAGCTATAAGGTTGTGCAGAAAGCTGCTGAATATATCAGAAATAATTTTCATACTAAAATGACCCTTAATTCAGTTGCTGAAGCAATTCATTTAAGTCCTTGCTACCTTAGCAGAATTTTCAAACAAACTTATGGCTGTACATTAATGGAGTATCTTACACACATTAGACTTGAAAATGCTAAATTAATGTTGCGCAGCTCGGATTATAATATAATGCAGATTGCTTTGCAAAATGGCTTTGAAGATGCTAGCTATTTTGCCAGAGTTTTTAAAAAAATGGAAGGCATTTCTCCGAGCCAATATAAACAGAAAGCACAGTAA
- a CDS encoding cobalamin-dependent protein (Presence of a B(12) (cobalamin)-binding domain implies dependence on cobalamin itself, in one of its several forms, or in some unusual lineages, dependence on a cobalamin-like analog.): protein MKEDLRDIIEALEKGQANKVKMLTEFALENGLKPSQILDHALLLGMHAVSEKFRNNKIYISDIIIISRAMHAGLHVLRPYLSDARHSYRGKVVIGTVAGDLHDIGKNIIIMMLQSMGLDVIDLGVDVYPEDFANAMIEHRPDMLAMSAMLTTTLNEVAVTIKELEKRKLRSNVKIIIGGGPVTENFRVAVGADAFAYDASEVLDVVSDLLS, encoded by the coding sequence ATGAAAGAAGACTTAAGGGATATAATTGAGGCTCTGGAGAAAGGTCAGGCAAATAAAGTTAAAATGCTGACTGAATTTGCTCTTGAAAATGGTCTTAAGCCGAGCCAAATATTAGATCACGCCCTGTTGCTGGGGATGCATGCCGTCAGTGAAAAGTTTCGCAATAATAAAATTTATATTTCTGATATAATTATTATATCTCGTGCTATGCATGCGGGGCTACACGTTTTAAGGCCTTACCTTTCTGACGCTAGACATTCCTACCGGGGCAAAGTAGTGATTGGCACTGTGGCCGGAGATTTACACGATATAGGTAAAAATATTATCATAATGATGCTGCAGAGCATGGGTTTAGATGTAATAGATTTAGGCGTTGATGTTTATCCTGAGGATTTTGCCAATGCTATGATTGAGCATCGACCTGATATGCTGGCTATGTCTGCAATGCTAACAACTACTTTAAATGAGGTGGCAGTAACCATTAAGGAACTGGAAAAAAGGAAACTAAGAAGCAATGTTAAGATTATTATTGGCGGAGGGCCTGTTACTGAAAATTTTAGAGTAGCTGTTGGTGCTGACGCTTTTGCTTATGACGCATCTGAAGTTCTTGATGTGGTTTCCGACTTATTGTCGTAA
- a CDS encoding ASKHA domain-containing protein has protein sequence MKNYKLRVLPADVELSVPEGYTIMKALIEAGIYVEGTCGGRGTCGKCKVDVMDVPYQEFDLEKAEQIPKQAKLSCRYEVKNDLVITVPKAAIDDARKSLLQKKHYGDVRNNRVQKIFMQMPKPNLEDPCSDQERLSKILEDNIIPPKTLAVMHQMAEVPKKSKYEITLVTRYGQIIAIEPGDTSKELYGIAFDIGTTTLVGSLINLLTGEILATHSEANPQRVFGADVIARISYAETEATGLKTLQGKVIAALNGIIDKLTSDAGVPKEKIYETTVVGNSTMTHLLLGINPSSLAHAPYLPVFKEVEDIPAQELGLEINKAGYCIVVPNIAGFVGADTVGVILSTGIDKGDKIRLAIDIGTNGELVLGSQEKGLVSCSTAAGPAFEGAQIRFGMRAAPGAIERVDIENDVVVQTINGLPAIGICGSGLIDVVAEMVKTGVIDAGGRIADPAGATNLPPKLRERLVKGSNGFDFILVYKEDTGLDEDLLITQRDIRELQLAKGAIFAGIEILRQELGVDEGEIEEVLLAGAFGTYIRKESAWRIGLVPNMPLEKVKAVGNAAGLGSQLVLVSEEERKAARKIAENVRYIELAARLDFQDLFVQALRFPQY, from the coding sequence ATGAAAAATTACAAGCTAAGGGTTCTACCGGCTGATGTAGAGTTATCGGTGCCTGAAGGGTATACTATAATGAAAGCCTTAATTGAAGCTGGAATTTACGTTGAAGGGACTTGTGGAGGACGCGGTACCTGTGGGAAATGTAAAGTTGATGTTATGGACGTACCCTATCAAGAGTTTGATCTGGAAAAAGCTGAGCAAATCCCTAAACAAGCAAAATTATCTTGCCGCTACGAAGTTAAAAATGATTTAGTTATTACTGTTCCTAAGGCTGCAATAGATGATGCACGTAAAAGTTTGTTGCAAAAGAAACACTATGGCGATGTACGGAACAACCGTGTACAAAAAATATTTATGCAGATGCCAAAGCCCAATTTGGAAGATCCATGCTCAGATCAGGAACGATTAAGCAAAATTCTGGAAGACAATATAATTCCTCCAAAGACTTTAGCTGTTATGCATCAAATGGCAGAAGTGCCGAAAAAGAGCAAGTATGAAATTACATTGGTAACTCGATACGGTCAAATCATAGCAATAGAGCCCGGTGATACAAGCAAAGAGCTATATGGAATAGCCTTCGATATTGGTACAACCACATTAGTTGGCTCTTTAATTAATCTTTTAACAGGTGAAATCTTGGCTACCCATTCGGAAGCCAATCCCCAAAGGGTATTTGGAGCAGACGTTATTGCTCGGATATCTTATGCTGAAACTGAAGCTACAGGCCTAAAGACCTTACAAGGCAAAGTAATTGCTGCCTTAAATGGTATTATTGATAAGCTCACCTCGGATGCTGGCGTTCCTAAAGAAAAAATTTATGAGACCACAGTTGTAGGAAATTCAACAATGACTCACTTGTTACTAGGGATTAATCCTTCTTCTTTGGCTCATGCCCCATATCTTCCCGTTTTTAAAGAAGTAGAAGATATTCCGGCACAAGAGCTGGGATTGGAAATTAATAAGGCTGGTTACTGTATTGTAGTACCTAACATTGCTGGTTTTGTAGGTGCAGATACAGTTGGAGTTATTCTGTCTACAGGGATAGACAAGGGGGATAAGATTAGGCTGGCAATTGATATTGGCACAAATGGCGAACTTGTATTAGGTTCTCAGGAAAAAGGGCTGGTTTCATGCTCTACAGCAGCAGGCCCTGCCTTTGAAGGTGCACAAATTCGTTTTGGAATGAGGGCTGCACCTGGTGCTATTGAAAGAGTAGATATAGAAAACGATGTAGTTGTTCAGACTATTAATGGGCTTCCGGCAATAGGTATCTGCGGATCCGGCTTGATTGATGTTGTGGCCGAAATGGTCAAAACAGGGGTTATAGATGCCGGCGGCCGTATTGCAGACCCAGCAGGAGCAACTAATTTACCTCCTAAATTAAGAGAGCGGCTGGTAAAAGGCTCCAACGGTTTTGATTTTATTTTGGTTTATAAAGAGGATACAGGTTTAGACGAGGATCTGTTAATTACCCAAAGGGATATTAGGGAGTTGCAGCTAGCTAAAGGAGCAATTTTTGCTGGCATTGAGATTTTAAGGCAGGAATTGGGTGTAGACGAAGGCGAAATTGAAGAGGTGCTTTTGGCAGGGGCCTTTGGAACGTATATTCGAAAGGAAAGTGCCTGGAGAATTGGTTTAGTGCCAAATATGCCACTTGAAAAAGTTAAAGCAGTTGGAAATGCTGCCGGCTTAGGATCTCAGCTAGTATTAGTATCTGAGGAAGAACGTAAGGCAGCAAGGAAGATTGCAGAAAATGTTCGCTACATTGAACTTGCTGCACGTTTAGATTTCCAAGATCTTTTTGTTCAAGCACTTCGTTTCCCGCAATACTAA